Proteins from one Campylobacter concisus genomic window:
- a CDS encoding Mbeg1-like protein has translation MLTKKSNKELINCFKDYIDIADASYAMLHNVFENERNGLDELYDKFGKDNVPENIVNSYREDEIKKPIWRYKDNIRKGDILNGDIQDKDGNVVKKAGNPTAYALCIEARFMADKIIKKPYTGKKFIKSDNDVTNFIDTPLGKDGSYQEAEIFYTPESLSPRTKLFVNRYELVKHIPNQKSGFSSTIFYDTLKSNYIIGFRGTEMKMNDLLDDAFMAITSRALMQISALKSLQSSMQEAINSHSQNLSGLDNTAKDIILSGHSLGGHLAQIYAVTFKDSGVKELYTYNAPGIYGGILASAFTWSLRLLSFVAKAIAKGTRWIARVIDKDGFIGKMVGSVFNKIKGMFGFKDDKSSVDEYVDVVKNNEQAQKTLADKKVSSNINKASKEKDIDIEIHHVESVKQSINRDEDSFSKDVAVLIEPTFSVISDLGYKLGIDTTGEVKYENTENRHLVNILIRSHFLKESVLVLYMLCYLLENKENEAKIEGKDIAEALDYLNEYIQSLKFKLKCIRSKLNLDVNIDDISDASMLDTPLYIFYAYLNLFYEYGKFSDENFKQDMVGYIIENLGSIIDKNSNKEAHLVKILDIDDLDKLDATKIVSDARAGDIDMLVAICALNLFVFEKKIDVNELGKYFSYSKNIYKNITILRDNRVDIAEASIFVKDRIDMLKSIINLKYADLVKLKENENFLASIDSNDISSSDEAIVIANNKSAQNNDDVAYNNKVATDDIKALMNESVGSIFYKNNDTLSVSAVDKSIVDVEVLKEIFKLDSKNMNQRIYLNSALLSKANEEEDYPLYFKDEKYNSDENIPLNFTHQPRDEDKDIGRLSVAYRNSQANVLNYSLLNKSLNIDLKPMSKKTKEALSNLNQRQNLQKDNQSKEISSIATSCPVIEDDTIICPHGGHVILKSRAGRSIRSDDQGVILDVDFINSPIVGCSARIPCVIVSYVPRSALSIKSMNDHYAVMQDLVPNCLSNTGSSLRCIKKENKLKLEHSLSNPGMQDSSEVIKDINLNNAYIRLHIKSALNQTDNLAVCIYKLNDVEYKNQEGFKEMKLNLDEGSDIKDKKLKEYLKARFRDDKFSISSFNFKYSLMNKNFIFITPKYTEPIYKDMTLPKSGIGFFQFVDDISDDNSLIYITPSKAKAVCIKFACGLDSEYSDDINIIKTVVVA, from the coding sequence GTGCTAACTAAAAAATCAAATAAAGAGCTAATAAATTGCTTTAAAGACTATATTGATATAGCTGATGCAAGTTATGCAATGCTTCATAATGTATTTGAAAATGAAAGAAATGGACTTGATGAGCTTTATGATAAATTTGGTAAAGATAATGTCCCTGAAAACATTGTAAATTCTTATAGAGAAGATGAAATAAAAAAGCCTATTTGGAGATATAAAGACAACATAAGAAAAGGTGATATTTTAAATGGTGATATCCAAGATAAAGATGGAAATGTGGTAAAAAAAGCAGGTAATCCCACTGCTTATGCTCTTTGTATTGAAGCTAGATTTATGGCTGATAAGATTATCAAAAAGCCATATACTGGTAAAAAATTTATTAAGTCAGACAATGATGTTACAAATTTTATAGATACGCCATTAGGTAAAGACGGTAGCTATCAAGAAGCAGAAATTTTCTACACCCCTGAATCCCTCTCTCCTCGCACAAAACTCTTTGTTAATCGCTATGAGCTAGTAAAGCACATACCTAATCAAAAATCTGGTTTTAGCTCAACTATATTTTATGACACGCTTAAGTCAAACTATATAATAGGCTTTAGAGGAACAGAGATGAAAATGAATGATCTCTTAGATGATGCCTTTATGGCTATCACATCAAGAGCGCTTATGCAAATATCTGCCTTAAAATCACTTCAATCCTCTATGCAAGAAGCTATAAATTCTCATAGTCAAAACTTAAGTGGTTTAGATAATACCGCCAAAGACATTATCCTATCAGGTCACTCATTAGGAGGCCATCTAGCTCAAATATATGCAGTAACCTTTAAAGATAGCGGAGTAAAAGAACTTTATACTTATAACGCTCCAGGAATTTATGGTGGCATATTAGCTTCAGCTTTTACTTGGAGCTTAAGGCTTCTTAGCTTTGTAGCCAAAGCCATAGCAAAAGGTACAAGATGGATAGCAAGAGTCATAGACAAAGATGGCTTTATAGGAAAGATGGTAGGCTCAGTCTTTAATAAGATAAAAGGCATGTTTGGCTTTAAAGATGATAAGAGTAGTGTAGATGAATACGTAGATGTAGTTAAAAATAATGAACAAGCCCAAAAGACTCTTGCAGATAAAAAAGTAAGCTCTAATATAAATAAAGCTAGCAAAGAAAAAGATATAGACATAGAGATACATCACGTAGAGAGCGTTAAACAAAGTATCAATAGAGATGAAGATAGCTTTTCAAAAGATGTAGCTGTTTTGATAGAGCCTACCTTTTCAGTCATATCTGATCTAGGCTATAAGCTAGGCATAGATACAACTGGCGAAGTAAAGTATGAAAATACCGAGAATAGACACTTGGTGAATATATTAATTAGATCTCACTTTTTAAAAGAGAGCGTTTTGGTTTTATATATGTTGTGTTATCTCTTGGAAAACAAAGAAAATGAAGCCAAAATAGAAGGCAAAGATATAGCTGAAGCACTTGATTATCTAAATGAATATATCCAGTCGCTTAAATTTAAACTAAAATGCATAAGATCGAAGTTAAATTTGGATGTAAATATAGATGATATAAGTGATGCTTCTATGCTAGATACGCCTTTATATATCTTTTATGCTTATTTAAATCTCTTTTACGAATATGGCAAATTTAGTGATGAAAATTTTAAGCAAGATATGGTCGGGTATATAATAGAAAATTTAGGCAGCATCATAGATAAAAATAGCAACAAAGAAGCACATCTAGTAAAGATACTAGATATAGATGATCTAGACAAACTAGATGCGACAAAGATAGTAAGTGACGCTAGAGCTGGCGATATAGATATGCTAGTGGCAATTTGTGCTTTGAATTTATTTGTATTTGAAAAAAAGATAGATGTAAATGAACTTGGTAAATACTTCTCTTATAGCAAAAACATCTATAAAAATATAACGATACTACGAGATAATAGAGTAGATATAGCAGAGGCTAGCATCTTCGTAAAAGATAGAATAGATATGCTAAAGAGCATAATAAATCTAAAATATGCGGATTTAGTAAAGTTAAAAGAAAATGAAAATTTTTTAGCTAGCATAGACTCTAATGACATAAGCTCTAGCGATGAAGCTATAGTAATAGCTAATAATAAATCCGCTCAAAATAATGATGATGTAGCTTACAATAATAAAGTAGCAACCGATGATATAAAAGCTCTTATGAATGAGAGCGTGGGAAGTATCTTTTATAAAAATAACGACACCCTTAGTGTAAGTGCAGTGGATAAAAGTATAGTTGATGTTGAAGTATTAAAGGAGATATTTAAGCTAGATAGTAAAAATATGAATCAAAGAATATATCTAAACTCTGCCCTTTTGTCTAAAGCCAATGAAGAGGAGGATTATCCACTTTATTTTAAAGACGAAAAATATAATAGTGATGAGAATATCCCTCTAAATTTTACTCATCAGCCAAGAGATGAGGATAAAGATATAGGAAGGCTAAGTGTTGCTTATAGAAATTCTCAAGCAAATGTATTAAATTATTCACTATTAAATAAGAGTCTAAATATCGATCTGAAACCAATGAGCAAAAAGACTAAAGAGGCTCTTTCAAATTTAAATCAAAGGCAAAATTTACAAAAAGATAATCAATCTAAAGAAATTTCATCCATTGCGACTTCATGCCCTGTCATAGAGGATGACACTATCATTTGCCCACATGGCGGTCATGTGATCTTAAAAAGTAGGGCGGGCAGGAGCATAAGATCAGACGATCAAGGCGTGATACTCGATGTTGATTTTATAAACTCACCGATAGTGGGCTGCTCAGCTAGGATTCCATGCGTCATAGTGTCTTATGTACCAAGATCAGCACTTAGTATAAAAAGCATGAATGATCACTACGCTGTAATGCAAGATCTAGTGCCAAACTGTCTAAGCAACACTGGCTCTTCGCTAAGGTGCATAAAAAAAGAGAATAAACTAAAACTAGAGCATAGTTTAAGTAATCCTGGTATGCAAGATAGTAGCGAAGTAATAAAAGATATAAATTTAAATAATGCCTACATAAGGCTTCATATAAAATCAGCCCTTAATCAAACAGATAATCTTGCCGTTTGTATATATAAGCTAAATGATGTGGAATATAAAAACCAAGAGGGATTTAAAGAAATGAAGCTAAATTTAGACGAAGGCTCTGATATAAAAGATAAGAAGCTAAAAGAGTATCTAAAGGCCCGATTTAGAGATGATAAATTTAGCATCTCATCATTTAACTTTAAATACTCGCTTATGAATAAAAATTTTATTTTTATTACCCCTAAATATACTGAGCCTATCTATAAAGATATGACGCTTCCTAAGAGCGGAATAGGATTTTTTCAATTTGTAGATGATATTAGCGACGATAATAGCCTTATCTATATTACGCCAAGTAAGGCAAAAGCAGTATGTATAAAATTTGCTTGTGGATTAGATAGTGAATATAGCGATGATATAAATATAATTAAAACAGTAGTGGTGGCATAA
- a CDS encoding thioredoxin reductase, which yields MKKIIFIIIAILAVGSLLIINKGNLMSNNNTYIVIAPNGKEVWLDKNTNLIVAKPDSKIDAKNRIANKEASELVVQARSILDSSPYKNYKPLYYNPKPNSLGQTDYLSFKPWLDVSYKPNSTKLSPWTKSEKAYYESLKDKRDRYIYLVKRSNLKCTMIDIPEDAIARVDSKGKLTKPEYTEIYDEVNAHKGTLKSMLFSAEWGICAGILGNPMGFSHGNEAGFKARDYQRIFLAAQLGVVKALDFLGDLFEYTTYDIGLNKNLQMAEEFRKLFTNPPLDEYGMMPYLDEIVGNYFVMDFNRGGVVNNPDGSIHRHLRKLVEDEGKLLDPRDLDANETTREEFEKYSKKVLEDYKEKFDEVGYPNTWDDRDLSLYIDSTILESKIMSLTPPEGYPNAPYYNTPEELTRLYEAGKLDKKLNPLTPVMYRESFPEDLRAKILSYAKEHNIKE from the coding sequence ATGAAGAAAATAATATTTATCATCATAGCTATTTTAGCAGTAGGATCACTATTAATAATCAATAAAGGAAATTTAATGAGTAACAATAATACATATATAGTAATAGCTCCGAATGGAAAGGAGGTTTGGCTTGATAAAAATACAAATTTAATAGTAGCAAAGCCAGATAGTAAAATAGATGCTAAAAACAGGATCGCAAACAAAGAAGCTTCTGAGTTAGTTGTTCAAGCTCGCTCCATCCTAGACTCATCTCCATATAAAAACTATAAACCACTATACTATAATCCTAAACCAAACTCTTTAGGTCAAACAGACTATCTATCATTTAAACCATGGCTAGATGTCAGCTATAAACCAAACTCAACTAAACTATCACCTTGGACTAAATCAGAAAAAGCTTACTATGAAAGTTTAAAAGATAAAAGAGATAGATATATCTATCTAGTAAAAAGAAGTAATCTAAAATGCACTATGATAGATATTCCTGAAGATGCAATAGCTAGAGTAGATAGCAAAGGCAAACTAACTAAACCAGAATACACTGAAATTTATGATGAAGTAAATGCTCACAAAGGTACATTAAAATCAATGCTTTTTTCTGCAGAGTGGGGAATATGTGCTGGCATACTTGGAAATCCTATGGGATTTTCACATGGAAATGAAGCAGGCTTTAAAGCAAGAGATTATCAAAGAATTTTCTTAGCAGCTCAATTAGGAGTAGTAAAGGCTTTAGATTTTTTAGGTGATCTATTTGAATACACTACTTATGATATAGGTCTAAACAAAAATTTACAAATGGCAGAAGAGTTTAGAAAACTATTTACTAATCCTCCACTAGATGAATATGGTATGATGCCTTATCTTGATGAAATAGTAGGTAATTACTTTGTGATGGATTTTAATAGGGGCGGGGTCGTTAATAATCCAGATGGCTCAATCCATAGGCATTTAAGAAAGCTCGTAGAAGATGAAGGAAAACTACTAGACCCTAGAGATCTAGACGCAAATGAGACTACAAGGGAAGAATTTGAAAAATATTCAAAAAAAGTATTAGAAGATTATAAGGAAAAGTTTGACGAAGTTGGTTATCCAAACACATGGGACGATCGTGACTTAAGTCTCTACATCGACTCCACCATCCTAGAATCCAAAATAATGTCTTTAACCCCACCAGAGGGCTATCCTAATGCACCATACTATAACACACCTGAAGAACTAACAAGACTATATGAAGCTGGTAAATTAGATAAAAAGCTAAATCCACTAACGCCAGTAATGTATAGAGAAAGTTTTCCTGAAGATCTTAGAGCTAAGATACTAAGCTATGCCAAAGAGCATAATATAAAGGAATAA
- a CDS encoding NifS family cysteine desulfurase translates to MRVYLDNNATTMVDPEAFELMKPYFCEKYGNPNSLHKFGSETHPALRTALDQLYTGLNAKDSDDIVVTSCATESNNWVVKGIYFDKIATGERKRIVTTAVEHPAILATCKFLEKYGVELTVLDVNNDGIVTPEQLRAVMDENVALVSIMSANNETGMIFPVKELASIAHEYGALFHTDAVQAVGKIKINVQDLDVDFLSFSAHKFHGPKGVGALFIKNSMPLSSLLHGGEHMGGRRSGTLDVPGIIGMGKALELANKFMDYEHSHVRRLRDKLEDAILKIPDVSVVGKKEQRVPNTILASIKGVEGEAMLWDLNKAGIAASTGSACASETLESNPIMEAIGADKELAHTALRLSLSRFNTEEEIDYAIEHITKAVNRLRGISSTFAYAPEWHKSGL, encoded by the coding sequence TTGAGGGTATATTTAGACAATAACGCTACAACAATGGTTGATCCTGAAGCTTTTGAGCTTATGAAACCATATTTTTGTGAAAAATACGGCAATCCAAATTCACTTCATAAATTTGGCTCTGAAACACATCCAGCTTTAAGAACAGCACTAGATCAGCTCTACACTGGGTTAAACGCAAAAGATAGTGATGATATCGTCGTTACCTCATGTGCAACTGAGAGCAACAACTGGGTAGTAAAAGGCATCTACTTTGACAAAATAGCAACTGGCGAGAGGAAGCGTATCGTAACAACCGCAGTTGAACATCCAGCTATTTTGGCGACTTGTAAATTTTTAGAAAAATATGGCGTAGAGCTTACTGTTTTAGATGTAAATAACGATGGTATAGTCACACCAGAACAGCTAAGAGCTGTAATGGATGAGAATGTAGCACTTGTTTCTATAATGAGCGCAAATAACGAAACTGGCATGATCTTTCCTGTAAAAGAGCTTGCTAGTATCGCTCATGAATATGGAGCTTTATTCCACACGGATGCGGTTCAAGCAGTTGGTAAGATCAAGATAAATGTTCAAGACCTTGACGTTGATTTTTTAAGCTTTTCTGCGCATAAATTTCACGGACCAAAGGGTGTTGGAGCACTATTTATAAAAAATAGTATGCCACTAAGTAGCTTGCTTCACGGTGGCGAGCATATGGGTGGACGCAGAAGTGGCACGCTCGATGTACCTGGCATCATCGGTATGGGTAAAGCACTCGAACTGGCAAATAAATTTATGGATTATGAGCACTCTCATGTTCGCCGTTTGCGTGATAAGCTTGAAGATGCAATTTTAAAAATTCCTGACGTTAGTGTTGTAGGGAAAAAAGAACAACGTGTGCCAAATACCATTTTAGCTTCTATAAAAGGCGTTGAAGGTGAAGCTATGCTTTGGGATCTAAACAAAGCTGGCATCGCAGCTTCAACTGGCTCAGCATGTGCAAGTGAAACATTAGAGAGTAACCCAATAATGGAGGCCATAGGGGCAGATAAAGAGCTGGCTCACACCGCACTTAGACTATCTCTTTCTAGATTTAATACAGAAGAAGAGATTGATTATGCGATCGAGCATATAACAAAAGCGGTAAATAGACTAAGAGGTATCTCTAGTACATTTGCCTACGCCCCAGAATGGCATAAGAGCGGATTATAA
- a CDS encoding iron-sulfur cluster assembly scaffold protein NifU has translation MAKNNLIGGSIWDEYSKVVQDRMNNPKFMGEITEEDAKKANAKLIVADFGAESCGDAVRLYWLVDEKTDKIIDAKFKSFGCGTAIASSDTMAELCIGKTVDEAVKITNLDVEKAMRDNPETPAVPPQKMHCSVMAYDVIKAAAASYKGIDPEHFEDEIIVCECARVSLGTIKEVIRLNDLHTVEEITQYTKAGAFCKSCVKPGGHEKREYYLVDILRDTRAEMEREKIEAQANAQANHTLGDISFENMTMVGQLKAVESVIDKEIRPMLEMDGGNLEILDIRNDNGENTDIYIRYLGACSGCASGSTGTLYAIENVLQESLSPKIRVMPI, from the coding sequence ATGGCAAAGAATAATTTGATCGGAGGCTCTATCTGGGATGAGTATTCTAAGGTAGTGCAAGACAGGATGAATAATCCTAAATTTATGGGAGAGATAACCGAAGAAGATGCTAAAAAAGCAAATGCAAAGCTTATTGTGGCTGACTTTGGTGCAGAAAGTTGCGGTGATGCGGTTAGGCTATACTGGCTTGTTGATGAAAAGACAGACAAAATAATAGATGCTAAATTTAAAAGCTTTGGCTGTGGCACAGCGATAGCTAGCTCTGATACGATGGCTGAGCTTTGTATCGGCAAAACAGTTGATGAAGCAGTCAAGATCACAAACCTTGATGTCGAAAAGGCTATGCGCGACAATCCAGAAACGCCAGCAGTTCCACCTCAAAAGATGCACTGCTCAGTTATGGCGTATGACGTTATAAAAGCAGCAGCTGCAAGCTATAAAGGCATAGACCCAGAGCATTTTGAAGATGAGATCATCGTTTGCGAGTGCGCTAGGGTAAGCCTTGGTACGATTAAAGAAGTGATAAGACTAAATGACCTTCACACAGTTGAGGAGATTACGCAATACACCAAAGCTGGTGCATTTTGCAAGTCTTGCGTAAAGCCTGGTGGCCATGAAAAAAGAGAATATTATTTGGTAGATATTTTGCGTGATACTAGGGCTGAGATGGAGCGTGAGAAGATCGAAGCTCAGGCAAATGCCCAAGCAAATCACACTTTAGGTGACATTAGCTTTGAAAATATGACGATGGTAGGGCAGCTAAAGGCAGTAGAGTCTGTCATAGATAAAGAAATTCGCCCAATGCTCGAGATGGATGGTGGAAATTTAGAAATTTTAGATATTAGAAATGATAACGGCGAAAATACTGATATTTATATCCGCTATCTTGGTGCTTGCTCGGGCTGTGCAAGTGGCTCAACTGGCACTCTTTATGCGATTGAAAATGTCTTGCAAGAGAGCTTAAGCCCAAAAATTAGGGTTATGCCTATTTGA
- the miaA gene encoding tRNA (adenosine(37)-N6)-dimethylallyltransferase MiaA, protein MFKEFAIIGTTASGKSDLAFELAKKLNGIILSLDSLALYKEIDIASAKPNKEQLEAIKHFGVDEIYPDEEFSVGAFFEIYKNAKNFARSQDCPLIITGGSGFYLKSMLSGLAPDVPKCELNLSNEEIYELAVKIDSEFASKFSQNDSYRLEKWYQIYKFSSQIPSIWLRENTKESIVKELAIFEILWDKDELRERIKMRTKGMLEAGLIDEAKFLFDKYKSEPKPLKSIGLKECKQVLDKEISQNELEELIATHTAQLAKRQRTFNRSQFEKKFVGDLNQIRSEILKFLRE, encoded by the coding sequence TTGTTTAAAGAATTTGCAATAATTGGCACCACAGCAAGCGGCAAAAGCGATCTTGCATTTGAGCTTGCAAAGAAGCTTAACGGCATCATCTTAAGTCTTGATTCGCTTGCACTTTATAAAGAGATAGATATCGCCAGCGCAAAGCCAAATAAAGAGCAGCTTGAAGCCATAAAGCACTTTGGTGTAGATGAAATTTATCCTGATGAAGAATTTAGCGTTGGGGCATTTTTTGAAATTTATAAAAATGCAAAGAATTTTGCGCGCTCACAAGACTGCCCACTCATCATTACAGGAGGTAGCGGCTTTTATCTAAAATCAATGCTTAGCGGACTTGCACCAGATGTGCCAAAATGTGAGCTAAATTTAAGCAATGAAGAAATTTATGAGCTAGCTGTAAAAATTGATTCTGAGTTTGCAAGTAAATTTAGTCAAAATGACTCTTATCGCCTCGAAAAATGGTATCAAATTTATAAATTTAGTAGCCAAATTCCAAGCATTTGGCTAAGAGAAAATACTAAAGAGAGTATCGTAAAAGAGCTGGCGATATTTGAAATTTTATGGGATAAAGATGAGCTTAGAGAACGTATCAAAATGAGAACAAAAGGTATGCTTGAAGCTGGGCTCATAGATGAGGCAAAATTTTTATTTGATAAATACAAAAGTGAGCCAAAACCCCTAAAATCAATAGGTTTAAAAGAGTGCAAGCAAGTTTTAGATAAAGAAATTTCTCAAAACGAGCTTGAAGAACTCATAGCTACGCACACGGCTCAGTTAGCAAAACGTCAGAGAACCTTTAATCGCTCACAGTTTGAAAAAAAATTTGTAGGTGATTTGAACCAAATTAGAAGTGAAATTTTAAAATTTTTAAGAGAATAA
- a CDS encoding FAD-dependent oxidoreductase translates to MGKVAIIGDSFSALFTAYELAKKGEEILIISSQKDDFTNGILTPFGTHALAKDGAISSSFMGLVSKKSELDISICLNETFRAWMTNFTLKSTKAHDKKMQILFSKFGKKSFEILRELNNKYPQINFDESGVYLLFSNDESFKKRLDEIKVAHSEQEILSVDKELANFGLINKNIKGAINLAKNASIDTNELKKALINELNSLGVKFINDEIYELKTQGQIVQKTIGNNGEYEADNFVIASKNLELSNKLGTSLNAILAKFYTIDLSLNEEQIPKKAIILNDLFAKIYPTKNGVTIITNLQVGAIDTLVKTEKINAFLNELKIHLGISELKEPSFRANYVLLSSNDKPALGRDNIYSNLIYNQAYGLNELSFAPYFAGVLASLIKDGKNNEENDEILLFSSFYEG, encoded by the coding sequence ATGGGCAAAGTAGCGATTATTGGAGATAGTTTTAGTGCGTTATTTACGGCTTACGAATTAGCTAAAAAAGGTGAAGAAATTTTAATTATTAGCAGCCAAAAAGATGATTTTACAAATGGAATTTTAACGCCTTTTGGTACACACGCTCTTGCAAAAGATGGAGCGATATCTAGCTCATTTATGGGGCTAGTTAGCAAAAAAAGCGAGCTTGATATAAGTATTTGCTTAAATGAAACCTTTAGAGCTTGGATGACAAATTTTACACTTAAATCAACCAAAGCTCACGACAAAAAGATGCAAATTTTGTTTTCAAAATTTGGCAAAAAAAGCTTTGAAATTTTAAGAGAGCTAAACAACAAATATCCGCAGATAAATTTCGATGAGAGCGGCGTTTATCTACTTTTTAGCAATGACGAAAGCTTTAAAAAAAGGCTTGATGAGATAAAAGTTGCCCATAGCGAGCAAGAAATTTTAAGCGTAGATAAAGAACTTGCAAATTTTGGGCTAATAAATAAAAACATAAAAGGCGCTATAAATTTAGCCAAAAACGCAAGTATTGACACAAATGAGCTCAAAAAAGCTTTGATAAATGAGCTAAATTCTCTTGGTGTAAAATTTATAAATGATGAAATTTATGAGCTAAAAACGCAGGGGCAAATAGTGCAAAAAACTATCGGCAATAACGGCGAATATGAGGCCGATAACTTTGTGATCGCTTCAAAAAATTTAGAGCTTTCAAATAAGCTAGGCACGAGCTTAAATGCGATTTTGGCTAAATTTTACACCATTGATCTTAGCCTAAACGAAGAGCAAATCCCTAAAAAAGCAATCATTTTAAATGATCTATTTGCCAAAATTTATCCAACTAAAAATGGCGTTACGATTATTACAAATTTACAAGTCGGCGCTATCGATACGCTTGTTAAAACTGAAAAGATTAATGCATTTTTAAATGAGCTAAAGATACATCTTGGCATAAGCGAGCTAAAAGAGCCTAGCTTTAGAGCAAACTACGTGCTTCTTAGCTCAAACGATAAGCCAGCTCTTGGACGCGATAACATATATAGCAACTTGATCTATAACCAAGCTTATGGACTAAATGAGCTTAGCTTTGCTCCGTATTTTGCCGGTGTTTTGGCTAGTCTTATAAAAGATGGCAAAAATAACGAGGAAAATGATGAAATTTTACTCTTTAGCTCGTTTTACGAGGGCTAG
- the mqnP gene encoding menaquinone biosynthesis prenyltransferase MqnP — MIEKLKIIAELIVFKHSVFALPFIFVAMIVASKIESGSAWFGLKLLILGTFCAVSARNFAMAFNRYKDEDIDKLNPRTASRPSVDGRIGRSNMQLFIVANAFIFIVCAYFINSLAFWLSFPILAVLGGYSLFKRFSELAHLVLGLSLGLAPIAGVVAVSAAIPLWSVLLCLGVTFWVAGFDLLYSLQDMKFDKENKLFSIPAIYGDKATLFLSAIFHALAFIFWLLFAWAAGLEAMAFFGILVSGVILFFEHRIVRRDFSKIDRAFFTLNGYLGILFFIFVWISVL, encoded by the coding sequence ATGATAGAAAAATTAAAAATTATCGCTGAACTTATCGTTTTTAAGCATTCTGTTTTTGCTTTGCCTTTTATTTTTGTTGCGATGATAGTTGCTAGCAAGATAGAAAGTGGCTCGGCTTGGTTTGGCTTAAAACTGCTTATTTTAGGTACTTTTTGCGCTGTTAGTGCTAGAAATTTTGCTATGGCTTTTAATAGATATAAAGACGAAGATATCGATAAGCTAAATCCGCGAACTGCAAGCCGCCCAAGTGTTGATGGTCGTATAGGTAGGAGCAATATGCAGCTTTTTATCGTGGCAAATGCGTTTATTTTTATTGTATGCGCTTATTTTATAAATTCGCTAGCATTTTGGCTAAGTTTTCCTATTTTAGCTGTTCTTGGTGGGTATTCGCTATTTAAACGCTTTAGCGAGCTAGCACACCTGGTGCTTGGTCTTAGCCTAGGTCTTGCTCCGATTGCTGGCGTGGTCGCAGTGAGCGCTGCTATACCGCTTTGGAGCGTATTACTTTGCCTTGGTGTGACATTTTGGGTAGCTGGATTTGACTTGCTTTACTCACTTCAGGATATGAAATTTGATAAAGAAAACAAGCTCTTTAGCATACCAGCTATTTACGGCGACAAGGCTACACTTTTTTTATCGGCTATTTTTCACGCTTTAGCTTTTATATTTTGGCTACTTTTTGCTTGGGCGGCTGGGCTTGAAGCGATGGCATTTTTTGGAATTTTAGTAAGTGGCGTTATTTTATTTTTTGAGCATAGGATCGTAAGACGCGACTTTAGCAAGATAGATAGAGCATTTTTTACGTTAAATGGCTATTTGGGAATTTTATTTTTTATCTTTGTTTGGATTAGCGTATTATGA
- a CDS encoding DUF6115 domain-containing protein, with amino-acid sequence MEIYIFLGFGIVLAIIVALMLIKDSETNKKFARFERAIESVMQENFNLKKQISMLEGEAFKNSEQYEPLKKQIKENIDLQVNEKIVPIIRAIKSIERVIDDFATEQKDRIVSLEERTRDINKIAPSVINEEEQILKMFKDGKSAAMIAKDLHVGMGRVEFVLKFHKLA; translated from the coding sequence ATGGAAATTTATATTTTTTTAGGCTTTGGTATCGTTTTGGCGATAATAGTAGCTTTAATGTTGATAAAAGATAGTGAGACAAATAAAAAATTTGCGAGATTTGAGCGAGCGATAGAAAGCGTTATGCAAGAAAATTTCAATCTAAAAAAGCAAATTTCAATGCTTGAGGGCGAGGCATTTAAAAATAGTGAACAATATGAGCCACTTAAAAAACAGATAAAAGAAAATATTGATTTGCAAGTAAATGAGAAAATTGTACCAATAATTCGTGCGATTAAGAGCATCGAGCGAGTAATTGATGATTTTGCAACGGAGCAAAAAGATAGGATAGTTAGTCTTGAAGAGCGAACAAGAGATATTAATAAAATCGCACCAAGCGTCATCAATGAGGAAGAGCAAATTTTAAAAATGTTTAAAGATGGAAAAAGTGCAGCAATGATCGCAAAGGACCTTCATGTTGGAATGGGGCGAGTCGAGTTTGTGCTTAAATTTCATAAATTAGCCTAA